In Clupea harengus chromosome 12, Ch_v2.0.2, whole genome shotgun sequence, the sequence cacatatacacacacacacacacattcaatggGCCCAGTGAAAACAGCTGGCAGAAACAGCCTATTTAGCCCAGGCGGGTTGTCTCAAAGTCCAGTGAGACTTTCCACAAAGGTGTGGATTTTGGATCTAGACGTATCGACATATTCTTCTCTGATGGGGAACATTTGAATGCACCGCTCACAAACCATCATTGCCCGAGTCTGATTGATCTACCTGACAAAATATATCACGTCCCCTTTATGGGAAGAGTGGCACATTATGCCTACACATTTCTGtattagcaaggaagcaggagcaaaccCGTGGTATGGATCAATGTAATTAATGCATTTCAGATATCCTTGAAGTTAACACAGACCCTtgcagacttaaaaaaaaaattttttatgTTAAAGCCCTTGAAAGATCATTTTTTTGGCATCACCACACAGTATGTAGGCTATGCTATTGGGGAAAGGAGTGAAAGTAGCCTACTAGGAAAACCAGAGGGTCTATCCGGAAACTTTTATTTTCATAGACAATAGCACAGACCTTTTCTGCTCCCACAAGTCTCACTGCAGCAAGTACcagaatgtctgctgaaacattgaacattttggaaaagaTGTTAGCtctacatttttcatttcagtacCTAGTGgttgcaaatgtgtttcatCAGATGAATTTTGGTTCTAAAAATAACAGTGAGCAAAAAAGATAATTTTTTTACAGGCTCAAAACCATACACCCTGATTAACAATGTAAAAGTAAATTCTAAGGGATGTGGCTAGGGCATCTAAAAACAGGCCTTACAAGCTACAATCATGTGTcaatgaatgtatttgttttgaacAACCGAAGAAGCACTAAGGTTTATTCCTGGAGAACACTGTCCAGAACCTGTGGTGATATTGCCACCTTCTGACATTGTAATCTGGTCTAAACTAAAACGCATTCAGTTTAACAGGATTGCTCAACAATGCTATTAGttggctttaaccaaaccttccACTAATTATCTTCGTCCTGGCTCTGGTCACTTagtgcctttgaccacaccttGACCACTCGCTCTGCAGCATGTCCATTTGTCCACTAGCTGTTGTCTTCAAAATAGGGCcctatgtctttttttgtgtgactcACTGCTTAAATTGCAACTTAAATTGCTGTCTACTTTGTGTGACCGACTGCTTAAACTGTTTAAATTACCGATATTAGAAAAGCACAGTTACATCATTGATGACATATGAGTTTTATGATAAGGCAGTAGAAGGCATATTGTGCTATTGTAATATTCAGTTGGTGTTACAGTGGTGATCAATCATATATTTGGCTTTAGGGAGGTTCCTGGCATGtcattgtgtgattgtgtgatgtgtttgcagACAGTGGTTCCTGGCAAGtcattgtgtgattgtgtgatgtgttagcAGACAGTGGTTCCTGGAGAAACATACAGGCAACGGGAGAGCCGCCCTCTCCCAGGACTTACCACACTAGCACAGCCTGTGTTGGGCACCAGCTCTTTGTCTTCTCGGGGGGAGATGCTGGGTCCACGCCTGTGGCTGATCCACAACTTCATGTCTTTGATACAGGTGGGTCTTGGCCTTAAAACTGGCCATTTGGTCTTACTTTGTTTCAGTTAATTTTGTATAGTCCTATGAACTGGTAGTAGTTGGCTCAAATGGCATCTGCTATACATAAATGCCCTCTGCTTGTTAACGGCTTTTCTGTTTCATGCACCATGGCTGTTAAAACCTGTGACAGCACAATTCAAAACAAGGTTACCATGTTTGTATCCTGATTGTTTTATATCATTCATTTCAATTGACGATCTATAAACTACCTATAGTCAACAGGAATAAATATATTGACTGTGACAGACCCCTGAAATTAAAAGACAAAAGATCACATGTACGCATATGTACCTACTGTTGGGCAGGTACGTCGACGTGGTCCCAGCCTGCGACCAAAGgaaagcccccctcccccagacaTGGCCATGTGGTGGTGGCTGTAGGAACCACCATCTTTATCCATGGTGGCCTCGAAGGGGACAAGTTTCACAGTGACATGTACTCCCTTGACACCGGTGAGATGCCCCATCATTTGCAGCGTGGTCTGTGACATAGTGTCTTGGGAGTTTGAATAACCCAGTGGTTGTCACTCGTAAGTGAGGTGTCTCTTTCTGGCCTGGTAGTCACCATGAGGTGGGAGAAGGTGAAAACCAAGGGGGACGTTCCCTCAGGAAGAGCCTCTCACTGTGCGGTGACTCTGAGGAACTGCATCTACATCTTTGGTGGGATGATGGCAGAGGGAGCCACCAACTCTATGTATAAGTTCCATACAGGTGAGCACTTCACTGAATTTGTTGATCTTATTGAATTTTAAAACACTCAACTTATAACTTTCAGTAGCTTTCTTGCACTTAAACAATTTTAAGGTTTCTCCTTGTGTTAAACCAATCGATCAGTGTACCATTCCATAGAAGGGTGCGAAATTGTTGGGGGTGAAAAGATAAGGCTGCAGTGGCAAGGATGATAAAAGCACATTGTGGTGTCTGCTGCTTGCCCTTGGTTGCAGCTATGACCGTTGGCCTCTGCAGCTTTTAGCCGAGTgccagatatgaacatttcctTGCCTGCAGGGCACTAAGAGGTGTACCCAGCCCTGATGTCTTTCTCATAGGATCATCTGCCTTTCAGTCAAATTAAAGCTACTTATACACATGTAGAATGCAGATGCACAGTGGATCCCATCTAAACAATGTGTGAAAGAATTGGAACATAAAAACATGTGTACTATAACTAATAgtataaatataaaacacactGCAGTTGACCATGTTTGAGCACAGTACTTGAATTTGCATTGTGCTTACCTGTTCAGGCAAACACCGGTGGACCTTGATGAAGTTTGAAGGGGACCTACCCTCGAACAGACTGGATCACTCCATGTGTGTGGTGCCCTGGTGCGTGAGGACTGAGTCTGCTGGAGAGGGCGATACTGCACAGAGCAGGAAGCCAGAGGACCCCCatctctgttttgtgtttggggGAATGGACACTGAGGGAGTGATATTCAATGACTGCCTTGTTACTGTTCTGACATAACCAAGAACTATAATTctgttgtgtgtaaataaactgtcacatgtatttcatatacctTGTGTTCTACCTATATTGATGTGAGGGCAAGTTATTCCattagtgctgctgctgctactacaaCAAAAAAAGTAAGTACTGAACAGAAGATTGTAGCATTGTATACTGAAAACTATTACACAATCACTAATTGGAAAATGGTTTAACTGAAACAATATAAATCAGGTTACCTAAACCTAACTTGTGaagaatgtgttgtgtatggtTAACACCCAGTGCTGACCGTAAAGGGGTTAATTGAGAATGTGATTTTAAGTCAAGGCACACGGGGTAGgaaatcaaaataaaagaccAAGAAGTATTTTTATTATCAAACATTTATTTCCATTTCTTTCCAGTAGAAACACTTTTCTACAATGGCCagatttcaataaataaactgtAAAGATGAGAACATGACAGCCCACATGCCCATGAAACCAGCTACCCCCGCCCCGCTAAGCCCACCCGAGTGAACCCCATTTCGGACTGCCTCAGAACAGCAGTAAGCCTCGATCCAGGCTGACTAAATCTCCACTTACAAGTGAAGAGCATTTTccgcacttttttttctctacagCTCCAAAAAGTCTTTTCCAGAGGAGATTCGCGTTGGTCTCGTCCTCCCTTCAACCTTTCCCTCACAATTGTCCCTCAAGTCAAGTTCAATATGTACACCTGTGCCACTACCAGAGAGGCCACGGCGTCAGGGAGAacagtgtattgtgtgtgtgtttggagaagtgAGCACCACGCCTACAACTCGTCCTTCTCGTCCTGCTCACCCTCGCCCTCCTCTGGAGGGGGTCCACCGGCGTTTCCATAGAGCTTGCCAATGATGGGCTGAAcgatctcctccagctccttcttCTTGGCCTTAAATTCTTCGATGTCAGCCTCCTGGTTGGCCTCCATCCATTCAATCTTCTCCTCCACGGCCTTCTCAATGGTTTCTTTATCCTCGTCAGACAGCTTGCCGCCCAGCTTCTCTTTGTCACCCACCTGGTTCTTCAGGGAGTAAGCATAGCTCTCCAGCTCGTTGCGGGAGTCGATGCGCTCTTTCAACTTCTTGTCTTCATCAGCAAAACGCTCAGCATCATTCACCATCCTCTCGATGTCGTCTGGGGTCAGACGGTTCTGGTCGTTGGTGATGGTGATCTTGTTCTTGTTGCCGGTTCCCTTGTCTTCAGCAGTTACACGGAGGATACCATTGACGTCAATCTCAAAGGTCACCTCAATCTGTGGCACACCACGGGGTGCTGGAGGAATTCCAGTCAGGTCAAAGTTACCCAGCAGATGGTTGTCCTTGGTCAGAGGGCGCTCACCTGAGGAAATGGGATAAAAACAATTAACAACAGGGTCTTAAACATACCTTGTTTCAGGTTACAAAACCTTAATATCGTCTAACAGTAAGCAGGTGGGAAAAGGATGTTACCTTCATAGACCTTGATGGTGACAGTGGGCTGGTTGTCAGAGGCTGTAGAGAAGATCTGAGACTTCTTGGTTGGCACCACGGTGTTCCTGGGGATAAGCTTGGTCATCACTCCTCCAACTGTCTCAATACCAAGAGTCAGGGGGCACACATCCAAAAGAACCAGGTCACCTGTTCAAGAAACACAATAGGTTTGAGTTTATGGATCCAAAATTTCCCTCAAAAGGTTCCCGATTAGTAGGTAAATAGGTTATACGCAAGTAAGGCATTTGATTGACATACCTGTATCCTCCTCTCCGGAAAGCACGCCAGCCTGCACAGCAGCCCCGTAAGCCACGGCCTCGTCAGGGTTGATGCCTCTGGAGGGCTCCTTTCCGTTGAATAACTCCTTAACCAGCTGCTGGATCTTGGGAATACGAGTGGAGCCACCGACCAGCACAATCTCATCAATGTCAGGCTTCTTCAGGTCAGAATCGTCCATAACCTTCTGCACTGGCTTCATGGTGGAACGGAAGAGATCCTGTAAGGGGACAAAAAGCAAGATTATAGCAAGTCGCCCCACCCAAAAAATACTTCAATATTTGCATAAAAACCACTCTGACTAATAATTTTAACACGTTGACATTAATTTAAGTTAACTGTCTTACCATGTTGAGCTCCTCAAACTTGGCACGAGTCAGGGTCTCAGAGAAGTCTTCACCCTCGAAGAAAGACTCGATCTCAATACGTGCTTGATGTTGTGCAGACAGAGCTCTCTTGGCCTTTTCAACTTCACGACGCAGCTTCTGAACAGCACGGTTGTCTTTGCGCACATCCTTGCCAGTCTTCTTTTTGTACAGCTTGATGAAGTGCTCCATGACACGCTGGTCAAAGTCTTCACCTCCCAAGTGGGTGTCTCCGTTAGTGGCCACGACCTCAAACACACCGTTGTCAATAGTCAGGAGGGACACATCAAAGGTACCACCACCAAGGTCGAACACCAGAATGTTCTTCTCACCACCCTTCTTATCCAACCCATAGGCAATGGCAGCTGCGGTTctgaggatgaaaaaaaaaaaaacatgttatgtCTGAGACAATGTACAACCAAAATAAAGTAAGACTATTTTGCTATCGGCTGGTATACTTACGGCTCGTTAATGATCCTCATGACATTCAGACCGGCGATGGTTCCAGCATCCTTTGTGGCCTGACGCTGGGCATCATTGAAGTAAGCAGGAACAGTGACCACTGCATGGGTGACCTTCAGAGAGAGACCCAAGAAAGTTCACACATTTAACAGATGTTCTTTCAGCATTAATATATTCCTTACAGAGTTCTGGTTGTCTTGTTTTAGCAAGTATGTAGTAGTTGATGTCCATTACCTTCTTTCCAAGGTATGCCTCTGCTGTTTCCTTCATTTTTACAAGAACCATGGCAGAGATCTCCTCAGGCGCAAAAGTCTTCATCTGGCCACCAATATCAAGCTGGATATGGGGCTTGGTCTTCTTCTCAATGAcctggaggaagagaaacatTTGGTGAGATACACTATATACAGtaatggtgaaaaacaaaaaacagatggGATACAAATAACTAGATGTTCTAGACAGCTCACCTTGAAAGGAAAGAACTTGATGTCCTGCTGCACAGCGGAGTCGGCAAAAGTGCGACCGATCAATCTCTTTGCGTCAAAAACAGTGTTCTCGGGGTTGGAGGTCAGCTGGTTCTTAGCAGCATCACCAATGAGACGCTCTCCCTCAGCGGTGAAGGCCACATACGAAGGGGTGATTCTGTTTCCTTGATCATTGGCGATGATTTCTACACGACCGTTTTTGAAGACTCCCACACTGAAACAGACAAGAAAGTACTGGATTACTAAATTTGAAATGATACATTTCACTACCGTCGTCATTTCCTGGGCCATTAAGACTGAAAGgggttgttaaaaaaaatatatatatacatatatatatatatatatttaaataaagaGAGATCTTACCAAGAATACGTGGTTCCGAGATCAATTCCCACCACCGTGCCAACACTGTCCCTCTTGTCATCATCATCCGCAAAGACGGTGCCGACCACCACCAGCCAGAA encodes:
- the rabepk gene encoding rab9 effector protein with kelch motifs isoform X1, which gives rise to MELLPILEPEDKPREKQWYALVPRGQCPGVSVGHTCTFLPFDEGGKGKIVIVGGANPNGSFSESSVIDLDRHEWDIPEWEGLQARYEHCSFSPEGSPRSLWVFAGAEQSGNRNCVQVLQLAADSGSWRNIQATGEPPSPRTYHTSTACVGHQLFVFSGGDAGSTPVADPQLHVFDTGTSTWSQPATKGKPPSPRHGHVVVAVGTTIFIHGGLEGDKFHSDMYSLDTVTMRWEKVKTKGDVPSGRASHCAVTLRNCIYIFGGMMAEGATNSMYKFHTGKHRWTLMKFEGDLPSNRLDHSMCVVPWCVRTESAGEGDTAQSRKPEDPHLCFVFGGMDTEGVIFNDCLVTVLT
- the rabepk gene encoding rab9 effector protein with kelch motifs isoform X2, with the translated sequence MELLPILEPEDKPREKQWYALVPRGQCPGVSVGHTCTFLPFDEGGKGKIVIVGGANPNGSFSESSVIDLDRHEWDIPEWEGLQARYEHCSFSPEGSPRSLWVFAGAEQSGNRNCVQVLQLADSGSWRNIQATGEPPSPRTYHTSTACVGHQLFVFSGGDAGSTPVADPQLHVFDTGTSTWSQPATKGKPPSPRHGHVVVAVGTTIFIHGGLEGDKFHSDMYSLDTVTMRWEKVKTKGDVPSGRASHCAVTLRNCIYIFGGMMAEGATNSMYKFHTGKHRWTLMKFEGDLPSNRLDHSMCVVPWCVRTESAGEGDTAQSRKPEDPHLCFVFGGMDTEGVIFNDCLVTVLT
- the hspa5 gene encoding endoplasmic reticulum chaperone BiP, whose translation is MMRLVLFWLVVVGTVFADDDDKRDSVGTVVGIDLGTTYSCVGVFKNGRVEIIANDQGNRITPSYVAFTAEGERLIGDAAKNQLTSNPENTVFDAKRLIGRTFADSAVQQDIKFFPFKVIEKKTKPHIQLDIGGQMKTFAPEEISAMVLVKMKETAEAYLGKKVTHAVVTVPAYFNDAQRQATKDAGTIAGLNVMRIINEPTAAAIAYGLDKKGGEKNILVFDLGGGTFDVSLLTIDNGVFEVVATNGDTHLGGEDFDQRVMEHFIKLYKKKTGKDVRKDNRAVQKLRREVEKAKRALSAQHQARIEIESFFEGEDFSETLTRAKFEELNMDLFRSTMKPVQKVMDDSDLKKPDIDEIVLVGGSTRIPKIQQLVKELFNGKEPSRGINPDEAVAYGAAVQAGVLSGEEDTGDLVLLDVCPLTLGIETVGGVMTKLIPRNTVVPTKKSQIFSTASDNQPTVTIKVYEGERPLTKDNHLLGNFDLTGIPPAPRGVPQIEVTFEIDVNGILRVTAEDKGTGNKNKITITNDQNRLTPDDIERMVNDAERFADEDKKLKERIDSRNELESYAYSLKNQVGDKEKLGGKLSDEDKETIEKAVEEKIEWMEANQEADIEEFKAKKKELEEIVQPIIGKLYGNAGGPPPEEGEGEQDEKDEL